Within the Scyliorhinus canicula chromosome 18, sScyCan1.1, whole genome shotgun sequence genome, the region aatacggCGCAAGGTTTGAGAAGATTTAATTTATAAAGATTTTAGCAGTCACTTGGCTTGGATAGGGCTGCTCCATTTTTCCAAGAATCTTCACATTCTTATTTAAAATTGAGAGCTTACTTGTTGTTACAGATTTCAAATGGCAACTTTTCTTTGTGCCCCTATCAAATGGTCACAcaacaaaatgttttttattccacACAACATACTGTAAAAAGTTTTTATTAAGAAGGTTTAAGTCAAAAAATAAAACTCTTAATACAATTTCATACCGTCAAGTCAGTTCAGCAAATATATATCAGTACTTTAGCCATATAAGGTTAAAGGTCCATTAtcttaaaataaaatatatttagtttttaaaatttattcaaatAAAGTACATTTTCAGTCCTATAAATTCCCTACATATACATAGTAAGAGGTAAACAAATGATAAAACTTGAATATTTAGTAATCTGTACTGGTGCTGTCACAATTAAACTCTGGTGTTATAAAACATACAACCACTCGGCTTTTCTCAGCTATGTGTTCAAGATATATTCTatgcattaaaaaataaaatgctaGGTAGAAATTTTAAAAACTCATATCTGCAAAGTGCGGCGGACCTTTCCTTTATTTAAATCTAACTGAATACTGTCATAGTAACTTTGACAAGCAGTACACAATCAGCACATGTGGTTACAACTGCTCAACAATATCTAACTTATTCCAAAATTGCCAATGATGACTGGGTTAAAATTAAAGCTAATTTGTAAACATCTCCTCTAGGAAATATAGTCTTCCAGTCGAAATAAAATAAGGTTTGTCTAGGGTATATTGTACAGCGGTTATTCTGTTCTTTGTGTTGCCTGCAGTACTTGCTAGGACATGATGCCGCTAAGAAAATATACGAATGGCCTGTGATGCTGGTTTTTGGCAGACAGGGCACTTGGGCTCGGCTTTCTCACATATGCGGTTGGCACACTCCATGCAGAAGTAATTGTGACCACAAGGAACAAGTGCTGCAATCACTTCGCTCTCACGGCAAACTACACAGTCACGGTTGTTTTTCTGCCTGCTTTCAGAACCACTAGAGTCTGTGGGAGAGCCAGATGTTGCTGAGGTACTCCCTGGGAGTGAAGATGATGAATAGCCTGGGCTGTTGGAAAAGGCAGACAGGGATGTCTGGTTAGGTAGCCACGCTAAATTAGCTAAAGGGTCACTTTGCACACGCCTAGCCAGCGGATGATCAAGGGCACTACCGTCAGAAATGGTGGGTGATACACGGAGAGCGGAAGAACCACTAATGCTGTTAGTGCGTCTTTGGACAGTTGAGCTACCATTGAAGGCTTGAATAGGATTGCCAGGCTCAAATGGAGACCATATCATGCTGTGAGGCCCACTAAGACAATCAATTGCTGGATACTCCAAGCCCACATCACGCTCATCTGAATTGACAGAGGTAAGTGATTCCCCAAATGTGAAGCCACCACTGCCTGTACTGAATGGACTTGTTGGACTGGTATCTGCTAATCTATTGCTGTAATAGGAATCAGTGGAGGTACTTCCTAAAGAACTTAGGCTGTCATTTCGAAAGCTAGCAGCAGGTCTGCGGGCTGGATTTGGGGCCTTGGACCATAGGCTTCCAGTAGTGCCGATGCCATCTAAGCTTACATCAGTTCCATTGGAGTGAAAGTCATTGTCTGCAGTTAAGTCGATGAGCACTCCAGTTCTCATTGAAATATGAGCCTCAATTTCTTCTCTGGCCCGATCCACATTTTCTGGCATGCCTGTGACCTCAAAGACTGGTTCTTTGTCACGGCTTGGAGTGACTATGTATGTATGAGTTGTTTGTTGAATTCGTTTTATGGTAGCTCCTTTGGGTCCTACGACAAGCCCCACCACACGATAAGGCACACGCACCTGGATTGTTGTCTGCCCTGGCAAGTTTGGAGGTCCTGCCACAgctcctgccagtccatttgtTTTGTTGCGAGATGCTCGGATCATTGAGAAATGTTCAGCTGCAGAAAGAATCTCTCTTTTGGCCATGGCTACATCCTCCTTTCTCCCAGTGACAATAAATACAGGTTCTTCACCTCGAACAGGGGTCTTTATGTAAGTGTTTGTCTTTGCTCGAAGGGCTTTAATTTTGCAACctttgaagagaaaaaaaatgttaaacaagtttttaaaatactgcctttattgaaacattttcaaaaattgGCAGTTGCTGGTGTAATTTGCAAAGTGTCATATGTTGAGCAAACAATAAAGACCAATGCATTTTTAAGGGCGCTTGACAAAGATGGCATGAAACTCCTCAGTTTTGTGGAACTGAAGAAATGCTGTCTTATAAACATGTTCATTAATACATTTAAAGCTGCAATGTCCTGTACCTTAAGAAAAATATTGCACAAAACTTCACTATACATATATATGAGATTTCAGTTTTAACATATGTTGTCATGAGCAGGAGATGAAACATTTCCAACAGGAGCACTATCTTGGGATCGCATTACCCAAAGCATATGCATAAAGAAACAACTGCGTGAAACCATGATCAGAATTTAAGAGGCAAGCTTGCAAATACAGTGATTTGTGTGTTCGTATCTTGATTTAAAACAAATGCTTTTCTAAACACAAGCATTAAAACAAATTGTAAAGATATAACCTATTGCCTGGCCATCCCGCACTATTGAAGATGtagttttaaaaatcaaattaggATTCTGTTTTACAACATTGACAATATTGTACAAGTACAAACTGGATGCATATTTAGGCTGTTGGTTAAACACTTAATTCAACTGATTTAAAAAATGGAATCAGAATAATCTGGAGTCGTAATTTCTATGTATGAGACAAGACATTCAGAGAACTAGTATCAAATAACGATGTAATCTGTTGGGGAAATATAGATTTCCAGTAGCTGCACAGCTACAATATTTCAAACCAAACCACAAATTGAAAAAGTGAAACGGTTTACACTTTACTGCAGCACTACAGTAGAAATTGCTCCTCTGAAGATGAGGTAACGACATTGGAGTAGAGTACATGGTGCTTTAATTTGTGACTagttgacagtgtgtgtgtgtgtgtgtgtgtgtgtgtgtctagttgacactggtgtgtgtgtgtgtctagttGACACTGGTGTGTGTGACTGACTAGTTGGCACTGTGTGTATGCGCGTGTGTTTGTGTGACTagttgtcagtgtgtgtatggggggggggggggggggggagaagagatatGGATGCGGTTTTTGGCATTGTGAATAAAAAACAATTCTCTCCTTCACACTGACATTAGGATTTACGTGAACAGTACAGAAGAAATTAACCCTTAAAGTTTGTCACCATACATGATGTAGAATAAATATAGTAGCATCTTTAGCAATCATGATACCACAAAAGATGTAGTCTGTATTCTGATAAGGAAACAGATTGACAACCTAATTGTCTGAATAGAATCTGAACATCGTGCTACAGGGATATACAATATTACACCAATACATGAAGAATATGAGATTTGAAACAAACGTGAAATGTATCCTAGCTGGTAGTACATCACCAAGGGTGTTTGCATCATGTTGCATTTAAAGGTCACTACCAACATTTAGTAATACTAGGTCTCTATTGAATTGCTCAGGTACCCCGGAATCAGAGTGTGGATTCGAACTTTTATGACAGCATCATCACACAACAGTGCTTTATTTTTCATTCTAGTGCAGAAAATTTACTTGAGTAATATTTCACAACAATCAAGATCAGGGAACATTAACTATCACACTCTGACCCAGGAGTATATAACAAACCCTCTGTCAATGGTACGAAGTCTTCATCCAAAACACAATTAATTCAGAATTTCAGCTCAATGGTTTCAACTATATAAAAATGCTGAGGAAAATTAACTTGTTCTGTTGAGTTCCATGGAAGCATATTGAAAATACTTTGTCAAAGTAGTTTAAAGTCTTAAAGGCGGAGGGGGAAGCAGAGTTTAGGAATGGATttctagaccataagacataggagtggaagtaaggccattcggcccatcgagtccactccgccattcaatcatggctgatgggcatttcaactccacctaccagcattctccccgtagcccttaattcctcgcgacatcaagaatttatctatctctgccttgaagccatttagcgtcccggcctccactgcactccacggcaatgaattccacaggcccaccacacgctagctgaagaaatgtctccgcatttctgttctgaatttaccctctaattctaaggctgtgcccacgggtcctcgtctcctcgcctaacggaaacagtttctttgtgtccaccctttctaagccatgtattatcttgtaagtttctattacatctccccttaaccttctaaactccaatgaatacaatcccaggatcctcagccgttcatcatatgttagacccgccattccagggatcatccgtgtgaatctccgctggacacgctccagtgccagtatgtccttcctgagatgtggggcccaaaactggacacagtactccaaatggggcctgaccagagccttataaaggctcagtagcacatcgctgcttttatattccaaccctcttgagataaatgacaacattgcattcgctttcttaatcacggattcaacctgcatgtttacctttagggaatcctcgactagcactcccagatccctttgtactttggcattatgaattttctcaccgtttagaaagtagtctatgcttggattcttttttccaaagtgcaagacctcacattttctcacgttgaattgcatcagccatttaacGTGAGAGCTAACGAGACAGCTAACACCACTTGGGAGTGTTGACCACAGAGTGGTCATGGAAGGTTGCTCCATTAACACGTCGTAAGTCAGGAATTTGGTGAAGTGGGAATTCCTTTGGCAAATATTTCTCAAACTAAATTGTGTTAATATTTAGAATTTGACGTAGAACTTTAAAAATGGTAAAAGAAACTGCAAGCTAATTCAGGCAACTAGTTTAACAGAAACTGCCCATCAGTGGCACAAGTCAGTTAATCAGCTGAAAGCAGTTGCCCGAGTAGGTGTTATATATGGTGGCAGGAAGCTgaattcatgaaatgaaaattgcttattgtcaaaagtaggcttcaaatgaagttactgtgaaaagcccctagttgccacattccggcacctgttcgggaaggcgggtacgggaattgaaccgtgctgctgaccggcTTTAatgaaagccagctatttagccctgtactaaaccagaATTCAAAGTTGTAACTTGGGTTTGAATTAAACTGTACTGTGGTTCTAAGTAAACAATATTGCTGTCGCACAGTAGTCATGAAAGAGTGCTTTGTTAACAGAGTGGCAAAGTTGGGAATTCAATGCTGAGGAAGGAGGTGTTGCTTATTTTTTTTAACTCCAATATgctgagtgtctttcctttgtctgCAAGCCAAGGAACTGTAATTATATATTACATCACTAAATTAGTAATAATAGTAATATTAACCAACTAGAAAATTATGAAAATAATCAATGAAAATTAACTTAGAAAATAAATAAGGTTAGGTAAATATGAGAGGTGATGAACACATGAAAGTTTGTGGAGCACTCTGATCCCTGATATGCAGCTCAGGGATTGATGAGAAAGTGGGACTTGACATAGAATAGGATGCGAGGAGAATTTTGGATGAAGGCAAAATGAATCTGTCTAGGTGAGAGTAGGAATAATCATGTTTAGATATGACAAAAGCTGAGTATTTCTAAAGAAAATGGGTGAAGCAAAGGAGTCCGATGTTGTTAGAGATGAAAAAATGGTGGCTGAGAGGATTAGAAGCTTCGCTGAAGGTCAAATCGTAAGCAGAGGctgaaaacccatctgattctctCCAGACAATGACCGAGAAGGGATAGAGTGTGGcagaagtccaaaacaatggcTTCACTCTTCCCAGTGTTTAATTAGTGGAAATGGCAGTTTATCCAAAACAGGGTATCAGACATCAGTTGGACAACGCAGAGGCAGTTGGCAATGAAGTCAAGTTGGATTTCTCTCTTGTACAGGGTGGTGGACAATTAGAGAAGAATGAGGCTTGATGGCATCTGATGCGGTCCAGTATGATCCTTAGTAGATGACTAACCCAGTTACATACATAATTTATACCTGCAATTTCCTACTGTGGGATCTTGATGTTTGGAAAGAGATGCTGCCAATGATGTTCCTCATCGAATAAGTCTTCAATCAGAATGCGAGAAATGCTGGTATTGTGACAATATTAAGTGCATATATGAAATGGTCAGACACAGCAGCAACAATGCAGATAAAttagaagtgatgcattttggtggggggggggggggggggggggagagaaggagaaTATGAATGAAATAGCACAACTTTAAATGGGGTGCAGGACCAGATGCCTGGGTGTGCGAGTGTACATAAATCTTTGACGGTGAGAGGACAAGTTGAGACGACCATTTAAAAATGCATGTGGGCTCCTTATTTTTGTACTATATTTCAAGATTAATAAAACTAAGAACTTTATGCTAGACCTTTAAAGAACATGGGTTAGTTCTCAGTTAGTGTGTTCAATTTTGGACACCACACTAGAATGGTATCAGGAATGAGGGACTTCAATTATATGGAGAAACTGGAACGGCTACGGTTGTTATCCTTAGTGCAAAGGTTTGACagggttcaaaatcatgaatgctTTTGAAAGAAAGTATGATCAATTTCAGATGGAtcagaggtgacatgaggaaacttttgtttctttttacacagcaagttgtGATCATGAACACACTGTTTAGAAGGGTGGTACATTCAATAGTGATATCCAAGAGAATTGGACAAACATTTGGAGGAAATGTAACGGTCAAGCAGGAACAAAGAGTGGGATTAATTCAGGTCTTAGGTCCACCAGACACTCAATGGGCCGGAGGTACACCATTCTATAATTGCACGGTGTAACCTAGGCTTCATAGCAAACTGGGACCAAAGAGGTTTGGCCATTCCTGTTGTAAAATGACTCAAGTCAATATATCAATACAGTTTAAATGGATGGAAACTTATttcccccccttttaaaaaaaatcaaacgcCGCCAAGGTATTGTTGATGTTTCTGCAACTAGATGACCTACATTTAATTACTTATTTTAATGAACATTTCCATTATACGCTATTACAAATGGCTAATAAGTCTCGTCTCAGTAGCACCCTGCCTCTTCCATATTGGGCTACATTATACAATGAATGTGCagacatgaaaaaaaaaaatgagcatTCTATTAGCTCAAATGCATAATTTTCCATAGGATCAGAGTTGCTTACTGTGACCCCATTTTTTCTTCTCAAATGAAAACAATGAATATATCCATGGAAAACATCAGCACAATAGCCTCCTATTTACAGATTTTAAATTGGAAAGCAACAGCCAAATACTTAGGCTGGTCGATATGAATAAATGTATGAGTGAATACTTTCTCATGCTGGAGGATGGCATCAGGTTGAAGTTAAGGAATAACAGTATTGACAACAGAGCACTTTCTTACTTTGGCACCCATCAAAAATAAAGCACATCCAAGTGTTTTAACTGCATTTCTTTACttcaagttcttttttttttaaagatttcacATCAGCTGTCCACCAAGTGCTCATTTAATGCCAGTGGCAGTTTTGTGCTGGGTGCCCTTTTCCCCTCAAAGATACAAactagaagggcagcacggtggcacagtggttagcactgctgactcacgacgccgaggttccaggttcgatcctggctctgggtcactgtctgtgtggagtttgcacattctccccgtgtttgcgtgggtttcgcccccacaacccaaacatgtgcaggctaaattgccccttaattggaaaaaaatgaattggtaatcgaaatttatttaaaaaaagatacaaaCGAAAGAAACCCAAATTCATTGCATTGAACAATTGAATTCCCAAGGATCACTTTGCCTAAGTTGGTGGCATTCTATTTAAGGATTGCAACACAATTCTAGTCTCAAGTTCTAGTCTGTGCAATGCCAAAGGAGACTGGAGGTATTTTTGTTGTTGTCGTTCTCATCTAATAGTTCAGATATAGTTGAAATATAAAGTTCCTACAACAGTTTTCATAAAATCAGATTGATCACAGGAGGCATTCAGCCATTTGTGTCAGTGTCAGGTCTTTGCAAGAGCACCTTAACTAGACTTACTACCCTGCCCATTCCCCATAGCCCGACAAATGTTCTTTCaggtaattcccttttgaaagccacaa harbors:
- the LOC119953218 gene encoding LOW QUALITY PROTEIN: RNA-binding protein MEX3B-like (The sequence of the model RefSeq protein was modified relative to this genomic sequence to represent the inferred CDS: inserted 3 bases in 2 codons); this translates as MPGSMFSEMEPVSDSGGNGGGESVSGGGGAGSALVVGAGGTAAGSEEEQKSLRLALDHLSILGLGEEGDGLLGEGGGGAGGGGMGAGGXGGGGGGGGGRGGGGGGGSGGXENGMNGLAGLPHSAASLFHPPLVAPPPPLFTMPGDPGRRKSVNMTECVPVPSSEHVAEIVGRQGCKIKALRAKTNTYIKTPVRGEEPVFIVTGRKEDVAMAKREILSAAEHFSMIRASRNKTNGLAGAVAGPPNLPGQTTIQVRVPYRVVGLVVGPKGATIKRIQQTTHTYIVTPSRDKEPVFEVTGMPENVDRAREEIEAHISMRTGVLIDLTADNDFHSNGTDVSLDGIGTTGSLWSKAPNPARRPAASFRNDSLSSLGSTSTDSYYSNRLADTSPTSPFSTGSGGFTFGESLTSVNSDERDVGLEYPAIDCLSGPHSMIWSPFEPGNPIQAFNGSSTVQRRTNSISGSSALRVSPTISDGSALDHPLARRVQSDPLANLAWLPNQTSLSAFSNSPGYSSSSLPGSTSATSGSPTDSSGSESRQKNNRDCVVCRESEVIAALVPCGHNYFCMECANRICEKAEPKCPVCQKPASQAIRIFS